From the Flavobacterium gyeonganense genome, the window CGTTGCGTGGGTAATTACAGCATACGCGATTGCGAATGTTATTGTAATTCCGATGACGAGCTGGCTATCACAGCAATTTGGAAGACGAAATTATTTTGTGGCTTCAATCATAATATTTACTGTCTGTTCCTTTTTGTGTGGAAATGCCACAAATATTTGGGAACTGGTAGCCTTCCGGTTCGTACAAGGTATGGGTGGTGGAGCACTATTGGTAACAGCCCAAACGATTATTACAGAAAGTTACCCAGTAGCCAAACGTGGAATGGCGCAGGCAATTTACGGAATGGGTGTAATTGTTGGACCAACTCTGGGACCACCTTTGGGAGGTTATTTAGTTGATAATTATTCCTGGCCTTATATTTTCTACATCAATATTCCTTTGGGAATTATTGCTACAATCCTGGCTTTAACTTTCGTTAGAAGTCCAAAATATGGAGAGAAATTAAAAGCAAATCAGGTTGACTGGTGGGGAATTATTTTGTTGAGTACCTTTATTGGTTCATTACAATTCGTATTAGAGCACGGACAACAGGACGACTGGTTTAACGATTCTTTAATTGTAACCTTAAGTGTTGTAACAGTTTTAGGATTGGTTTTATTTATTTGGAGAGAGCTTACCTATAAACATCCAATTGTAAACTTAAGTGTTTTAAAAGACGGGAATTTAAGAATCGGAACCGTAATGTGTTTTATTCTTGGTTTCGGTTTATACGGATCGACATTGATTATCCCAATTTACACGCAGTCAATCTTAGGATGGACCGCAACTGATGCCGGATTATTATTAATTCCGGGATCGATTACAACAGCACTTATGATGCCGTTTGTGGGGAATATGATTCAGAAAGGTGTACCTCAGGGTTATATGGTAGGAGTAGGATTTTTAATTTTCTTCTTCTTTACCTTTATGATGTACAGCCGTATGACGCCTGATACTGGAGTTGAACATATGTACTGGCCTTTAATTTTAAGAGGAATTGGTTTAGGATTACTTTTCGTACCTATTACGACACTTTCCCTTTCAACTTTAAAAGGAAAACAAATTGGTGAAGGAGCAGCATTTACAGGAATGATGCGTCAATTAGGCGGATCTTTTGGTATTGCCATTATTACTACGTTCATCACGCGCTTCAGCCAGTCGCACCGAGTAGATTTAATTAACAATTTAGATCCGGCCAAATTCGAAGTACAGCAGCGAATTGCAGGGATGCAGCACGCTTTTATGGCAAAAGGTTACAGTGCCGATGTTGCTTTAAAAAAAGCGTATCAGGCTATTGATCTTTCTGTAATGAAACAAAGTACTGTAATGGCTTACATGGATATTTTCCTTTATTTAGGAATCATGTTTTTATGTTGCATACCGATTATTCTCTTTATCAAAAAAGGGAAGAACAAAATTAATGCAGCCGACGCAATGCATTAATGCTAATAATAATTTATAATATTCAAAACGCCGAATTCAATAATCAGAATTCGGCGTTGTTTTTTTAGCTATTTTGTATTTAACCGCAAAGTTCGCAATGAATTTATTCAGCAAAACTCTAAAAAAGTTCACAAGGCTTTGTGCATTTTTTTGCGAACCTTGCTGCAAACCTTTGCTTCATTGCGGTAAAAAAAATAGAATCTTAAATCTTCAAAAAAACTATCTTGTAAAAACCAAATGATTCCCTTTAGAAAGATTAGCATCAAACTGATACCCTTCATAATTAAATCCTTTCAGATCATCAATAGTCTCAGCATTGGTATCAATAATATAACGAACCATCATACCCCTCGCCTTTTTCGCAAAGAAACTAATCATTTTTAATTTTCCGTCTTTATAATCTTTAAAATCCGGAGTAATTACCGGAACTTTTAACGCTTTTACGTCAACAGCAGAAAAATATTCATTACTTGCTAAATTCACGAATAATTCATCTTTTTTCAACTCTTTATTTAAGGCTTTTGTAACTGTTGGCTTCCAGAAATCATGCAGGTTTTTAGATTCACCAACCGGCATTTTAGTTCCCATTTCTAAACGATAGGCCTGCATTAAATCTAATGGTTTTAAAAGACCGTAAAGACCTGATAAGATTCTTAATTTATCTTGCAGCTCCTCTAATTTATCTACCGGAATTGTATAAGCATCCAAACCGGTATAAACGTCCCCATCGAAAGTATAAACTGCAGGGCGTGCATTTTCAGGAGTAAAAGGCGTTTTCCAATCCTGATTTCTTTTCCAGTTTAAATCGGCCAGTTTTTCTGAAATTGACATTAATTCTGATAATTCTGCTGGCTTTTTTTGTTTTACAATTTTATGAACTATTCTCGCTTCTTTTAAAAATGAAGGCTCAGTATATTGAGATGTTGGTAATTCTTTTTCGAAATTCAAAGATTTCGCCGGAGATATAACAATTTTCATTTGTACGTTTTTGTATGACTCAAAAATACAAATTGCATTTTTAAAAATATCTTATTGCAATTGATTTGTTTTATTGTTGTATAGTTTTTTCGCCACTCCCGATAGCTATCGGGATCACGAATTTATTTTTAAAATCTTTGAGTATAATTTCGAATGAATTCGTGTAATTCAGCTTCACCATATTATTTTAATAAAATTCAATTGAAAAATTGTGAAATTATTCAAAAA encodes:
- the yaaA gene encoding peroxide stress protein YaaA; the encoded protein is MKIVISPAKSLNFEKELPTSQYTEPSFLKEARIVHKIVKQKKPAELSELMSISEKLADLNWKRNQDWKTPFTPENARPAVYTFDGDVYTGLDAYTIPVDKLEELQDKLRILSGLYGLLKPLDLMQAYRLEMGTKMPVGESKNLHDFWKPTVTKALNKELKKDELFVNLASNEYFSAVDVKALKVPVITPDFKDYKDGKLKMISFFAKKARGMMVRYIIDTNAETIDDLKGFNYEGYQFDANLSKGNHLVFTR
- a CDS encoding MDR family MFS transporter, coding for MAAAVQGDDDLVEYGYRRVIITITAVLCALLEIVDTTIVNVALTDMRGSLGATLTDVAWVITAYAIANVIVIPMTSWLSQQFGRRNYFVASIIIFTVCSFLCGNATNIWELVAFRFVQGMGGGALLVTAQTIITESYPVAKRGMAQAIYGMGVIVGPTLGPPLGGYLVDNYSWPYIFYINIPLGIIATILALTFVRSPKYGEKLKANQVDWWGIILLSTFIGSLQFVLEHGQQDDWFNDSLIVTLSVVTVLGLVLFIWRELTYKHPIVNLSVLKDGNLRIGTVMCFILGFGLYGSTLIIPIYTQSILGWTATDAGLLLIPGSITTALMMPFVGNMIQKGVPQGYMVGVGFLIFFFFTFMMYSRMTPDTGVEHMYWPLILRGIGLGLLFVPITTLSLSTLKGKQIGEGAAFTGMMRQLGGSFGIAIITTFITRFSQSHRVDLINNLDPAKFEVQQRIAGMQHAFMAKGYSADVALKKAYQAIDLSVMKQSTVMAYMDIFLYLGIMFLCCIPIILFIKKGKNKINAADAMH